The Candidatus Binataceae bacterium genome has a segment encoding these proteins:
- a CDS encoding ATP-binding protein, producing MKLQNFCGCFASSNPQLVRTPTDAPIEATPAELQVIRDQLRPVEELLGKLFGPLVYGRSAKSMEIRAAAADVICEHFEGIIEEWAESVGTIFFWEPDAQKDAHKVEGLRNSLIRFASHLRDPDCLDTYVYLRRHCQEGMLARAKPSQFNAIHIALKQIIINHVTTSLSASMQPRVRDAVVAAIDERRLMVSQFYIESREHLLRASEEKYRNSINHAPDPMYEIEPGTWKVLAANSAAERVHLLTPGEEHMVMVGRPMTDFVPAEMREELRKVLQVVVEQGYEHHNDVPLGPFFYDVNFALIPYGDKQFIQMIMHDVTQRREMLDSLLKSERLAAAGTFAAGVAHEVNNPLASISSLVQSLLPGEDDAQRRTSLHTILAQITRISGTLKDLVNFARPATGHQKLIDINQLVSDTLRVINYDKRFRGMALDPVLAPNLRPAFADENEIQQVLLNLLYNAADATQGEGSMIRVITENKAVRQNSDHPIIVIRVIDNGIGIPREHLERVFDPFFTTKPAGSGVGLGLSLCQRIILSNKGTIRVDSELGKGTQVTILLPAHELATSDAHAAAR from the coding sequence ATGAAACTACAAAATTTTTGCGGATGCTTTGCCTCGTCGAACCCGCAGCTCGTACGTACTCCGACTGATGCTCCCATCGAAGCAACACCCGCAGAACTTCAGGTCATCCGCGATCAGCTGCGCCCGGTAGAAGAATTGCTCGGCAAGCTGTTCGGACCGTTGGTATACGGCCGCTCTGCGAAGAGTATGGAGATTCGTGCCGCGGCGGCCGACGTTATCTGCGAACACTTCGAAGGGATCATCGAAGAGTGGGCGGAGTCGGTCGGCACTATTTTCTTCTGGGAACCCGACGCACAGAAAGACGCGCACAAAGTTGAGGGCTTGCGCAACTCGCTGATTCGCTTTGCCTCCCATCTCCGCGATCCCGACTGCCTCGATACCTATGTCTACCTGCGCCGCCATTGCCAGGAAGGGATGCTGGCGCGTGCGAAACCCTCCCAGTTCAACGCCATCCATATCGCGCTCAAGCAGATCATCATTAACCACGTTACCACCTCGCTTAGCGCTTCCATGCAGCCGCGGGTGCGCGATGCGGTGGTTGCAGCGATCGATGAGCGGCGCCTGATGGTGTCGCAGTTTTACATCGAGTCGCGCGAACATCTGCTGCGCGCCTCCGAGGAGAAATACCGCAACTCGATCAACCACGCACCCGACCCGATGTATGAGATCGAGCCGGGAACGTGGAAGGTGCTGGCTGCCAATTCCGCCGCCGAGAGAGTGCACCTGCTGACGCCCGGCGAAGAGCACATGGTGATGGTGGGGCGGCCGATGACCGACTTCGTTCCGGCCGAGATGCGCGAGGAGCTCCGCAAGGTGCTGCAGGTGGTGGTCGAGCAGGGCTACGAGCACCACAACGACGTGCCGCTCGGGCCCTTCTTCTACGACGTGAACTTCGCACTCATTCCGTACGGCGACAAGCAGTTTATCCAGATGATTATGCACGACGTCACGCAGCGGCGTGAGATGCTCGACTCGCTGCTCAAGAGCGAGCGGCTCGCCGCGGCCGGCACTTTCGCCGCCGGCGTAGCGCATGAAGTGAACAACCCGCTCGCGTCAATCTCGTCGCTGGTGCAGTCGCTGCTCCCGGGCGAAGACGACGCGCAGCGCCGCACCAGCCTGCATACGATTCTCGCGCAGATCACGCGCATCTCCGGCACCCTCAAAGACCTGGTAAACTTCGCCCGCCCCGCCACCGGCCATCAGAAACTGATCGACATCAATCAGCTGGTTTCCGACACCTTGCGGGTCATCAACTACGACAAGCGCTTTAGAGGTATGGCGCTCGACCCCGTGCTCGCTCCCAATCTCAGACCGGCGTTTGCCGACGAAAACGAGATTCAACAGGTACTGCTCAACCTCCTGTACAACGCCGCCGACGCGACCCAGGGCGAAGGCAGCATGATTCGCGTAATCACCGAGAACAAGGCCGTCCGCCAGAACAGCGACCATCCGATTATCGTCATTCGCGTAATCGACAATGGCATCGGCATCCCGCGTGAACATCTGGAGCGGGTGTTCGATCCATTTTTCACGACCAAGCCCGCGGGGTCCGGCGTCGGCCTCGGCTTGTCGCTGTGCCAGCGGATTATTCTTTCCAACAAGGGCACCATCCGGGTCGACAGCGAGCTCGGCAAAGGCACGCAGGTTACCATCCTGCTGCCCGCGCACGAACTGGCGACCTCCGATGCGCATGCCGCGGCGCGCTGA